In Methanothermobacter sp., the following are encoded in one genomic region:
- a CDS encoding TIGR01177 family methyltransferase: MEIMVILSQEHPELPSAELKSVLRSEGIEFSVIEDGRGYVILDTPPSTWKILKRRLAYAHEICRVFGYSTTAEFEETAEKIDWKSHVKGSFAVRIKKLRGEVDARELERGLGAIIKNKTGARVDLENPWTLVRPVLIDNRFILTLRLAEISKDHFNEAKPHRRPFFYPGSMSPKLARCMVNLAGVRAGDRLLDPFCGTGGILIEAGLMGVRVIGADIDWKMVEGTRKNLQHYGITDFEVIRSDARDLKLDERVNAIVTDPPYGISASTAGEKSEKLYREFLDSAYSNLTEDGVICMAAPHYLDLEGLIDDRFRVREKYSMRMHRSLTRVIRVIETV, from the coding sequence ATGGAAATAATGGTTATACTCTCACAGGAACACCCTGAACTCCCCTCTGCTGAACTCAAATCTGTTCTGAGGTCAGAGGGTATAGAATTCAGTGTAATTGAGGATGGAAGGGGATATGTGATTCTGGATACCCCCCCATCAACATGGAAAATCCTTAAGAGGAGGCTCGCATACGCCCATGAAATCTGCAGGGTCTTTGGATACTCTACCACCGCTGAGTTTGAAGAGACTGCAGAGAAAATAGACTGGAAGAGTCATGTTAAGGGCAGTTTTGCGGTTAGGATAAAGAAACTCAGGGGTGAGGTGGATGCAAGGGAACTCGAGAGAGGCCTCGGGGCCATCATTAAGAATAAGACAGGTGCAAGGGTTGACCTTGAGAATCCATGGACCCTTGTAAGGCCTGTGCTCATTGACAACAGGTTCATCCTCACACTGCGCCTTGCAGAGATAAGTAAGGATCACTTCAATGAGGCCAAACCCCACAGAAGACCCTTCTTCTATCCTGGCTCAATGAGCCCTAAACTTGCAAGGTGCATGGTGAACCTCGCAGGCGTGAGGGCTGGCGACAGACTCCTCGATCCATTCTGCGGTACAGGGGGTATACTCATAGAGGCAGGCCTAATGGGCGTGAGGGTTATCGGCGCGGATATAGACTGGAAGATGGTGGAGGGCACACGAAAAAACCTCCAGCACTATGGCATAACTGATTTTGAGGTTATAAGATCAGATGCCAGGGATCTGAAGCTTGATGAAAGGGTAAATGCAATAGTTACAGATCCACCATACGGCATATCAGCATCAACCGCAGGTGAGAAGAGCGAAAAACTCTACAGGGAGTTTCTGGACTCAGCATACTCAAATCTTACAGAGGATGGGGTTATATGTATGGCAGCACCCCACTACCTTGACCTTGAGGGACTCATTGATGATAGGTTCAGAGTAAGAGAAAAATACTCCATGAGGATGCACAGGAGCCTCACAAGGGTTATAAGGGTGATTGAAACTGTGTAA
- a CDS encoding geranylgeranyl reductase family protein, with the protein MTDYDVIIMGAGPAGSTLARLTASRGFTLGVFDRKKVIGVPLQCAGLISHRITEANVLPDNLILNSVRGAVLHSPSGIKLRVSKKRPEAHVIDRTAYDLHLAELAGEAGAEVRTGTAVRSFSEATGEVEVNGGTLKATVLVDARGQAAICNKYPARQFLVRFRDQKMDTDFVDLKVDSRLSPGFLWRIPVDERTARVGAFGPQKNLKDLVKGFISDLSTDFRIMESYHGFIPEPDPDAELVRGRYIRIGDAAGQVKPTTGGGIVLASRAAHVAAETIQMALEDDVGLLENYQEACRNLYMGEMKNQMRVQRTFRILSDEDLDHIFLKMREYGAEEIISRYGDMDRQTPLIREFLKRGLLFRIIPSILSRKVASIWK; encoded by the coding sequence ATGACTGACTACGATGTCATCATCATGGGAGCCGGACCGGCAGGTTCAACGCTTGCAAGACTCACTGCCAGCAGGGGGTTCACTCTGGGAGTCTTCGACAGGAAGAAAGTAATAGGTGTCCCCCTGCAGTGTGCGGGACTCATATCCCACAGAATAACTGAGGCGAATGTGCTCCCAGACAACCTTATACTGAACAGTGTGAGGGGCGCGGTGCTGCATTCACCATCAGGCATAAAACTCAGGGTTTCCAAGAAGAGGCCCGAGGCCCATGTGATTGACAGGACAGCCTATGATCTCCACCTTGCAGAACTTGCAGGTGAAGCAGGGGCTGAGGTGAGAACAGGGACAGCCGTGAGGAGCTTCAGTGAGGCCACAGGCGAGGTGGAGGTAAATGGAGGAACTCTTAAGGCCACTGTGCTGGTGGATGCAAGGGGGCAGGCCGCTATCTGCAACAAGTACCCGGCAAGGCAGTTCCTTGTGAGGTTCAGGGACCAGAAAATGGACACCGACTTTGTTGACCTCAAGGTTGACTCACGACTCTCACCTGGTTTCCTCTGGAGAATACCTGTTGATGAAAGAACAGCCCGGGTGGGTGCATTCGGACCCCAGAAAAATCTCAAGGACCTTGTTAAGGGATTCATTTCAGACCTCAGCACAGATTTCAGGATCATGGAGAGTTACCATGGCTTCATCCCGGAACCCGACCCTGATGCGGAACTTGTAAGGGGAAGATACATCAGGATAGGTGATGCCGCAGGACAGGTAAAACCCACAACCGGCGGAGGCATAGTTCTGGCGTCTAGGGCGGCCCACGTGGCAGCGGAGACAATACAGATGGCACTTGAGGATGATGTTGGGCTACTTGAGAACTACCAGGAAGCCTGCAGAAATCTCTATATGGGTGAGATGAAGAACCAGATGAGGGTGCAGAGGACCTTCAGGATACTATCCGATGAGGACCTTGACCATATCTTCCTCAAGATGAGGGAGTACGGTGCAGAGGAGATAATATCGAGGTACGGGGACATGGACAGACAGACACCACTCATAAGGGAATTCCTTAAGAGAGGACTGCTATTCAGGATAATACCTTCTATCCTCTCAAGGAAGGTGGCCAGCATATGGAAATAA
- a CDS encoding PH domain-containing protein — translation MFGRERLYPGERVLYETGPRFILNSRSSIIKILFIALIIYIFPAAVKFAGDLDNILIVRYGFTVAEKVVWILTAVFIILVLSVLWDVISWRSRRYIITDHRVIVESGVLRKRRFYINHSKIVDVSFSQGIIERLLNSADIKIHGGHEDTHIILEDAPSPARIEYHINRFTGERTVDEAEEILRELSSERQEGRGFADPKFWEDTDEFDESNPRESPVEEGGSEESIMERHSRKFKRFREEGRDD, via the coding sequence GCCACGGTTCATCCTCAACTCAAGGTCATCCATCATAAAAATTCTCTTCATTGCACTCATCATATACATCTTTCCAGCAGCGGTTAAATTCGCAGGAGACCTTGATAACATTCTCATCGTAAGGTACGGTTTCACGGTTGCAGAGAAGGTCGTCTGGATTTTAACCGCGGTTTTTATCATACTGGTGCTCAGTGTGCTCTGGGATGTGATTTCCTGGAGGAGCAGGCGCTACATAATCACCGACCACAGGGTTATAGTTGAGAGCGGAGTTTTAAGGAAGAGGAGGTTCTACATAAACCACAGCAAGATAGTGGACGTATCCTTCTCACAGGGTATAATCGAGAGGCTCCTGAACTCTGCGGATATAAAGATTCATGGCGGCCACGAGGATACCCACATAATCCTTGAGGATGCCCCATCCCCGGCCAGGATCGAGTACCACATTAACAGGTTCACAGGGGAAAGGACAGTGGATGAGGCAGAGGAGATACTAAGGGAACTCTCATCAGAAAGGCAAGAAGGGAGGGGATTTGCAGACCCGAAGTTCTGGGAGGATACAGATGAATTCGATGAAAGCAATCCTAGGGAATCCCCTGTGGAAGAGGGTGGCAGCGAAGAGTCAATAATGGAGAGACATTCACGGAAATTTAAGAGGTTCAGAGAGGAGGGCAGGGATGACTGA